In Pseudoalteromonas xiamenensis, the following are encoded in one genomic region:
- a CDS encoding TlpA family protein disulfide reductase: MKSVLQYLLIILVFIGLSWWQSKDMLTTNDSPAPYFNLSTLQNPASRITLKALRGKQTVVYFFAPWCRICRYSMPNLEKLYVQGEVNAIAIALNYDSQDEVNAFAKSLSLTMPILLGTETTADDYRVTAFPSYYVINERLKITAKSVGYSSEVGLRIRSRVQ, translated from the coding sequence ATGAAGTCCGTTCTACAGTATTTACTTATCATTCTGGTTTTCATCGGACTTTCGTGGTGGCAAAGCAAAGACATGTTGACCACCAACGACTCTCCAGCACCTTATTTCAATTTATCGACGCTTCAAAACCCTGCTTCTCGAATCACGCTAAAAGCACTGCGAGGTAAACAAACTGTCGTCTATTTCTTTGCACCTTGGTGCCGCATTTGTCGTTATAGCATGCCAAATTTAGAAAAGCTTTATGTACAAGGCGAGGTTAACGCCATTGCAATCGCTCTGAATTACGACAGCCAAGACGAAGTCAATGCATTTGCCAAATCATTATCATTGACCATGCCAATACTACTCGGCACCGAAACAACGGCCGATGATTATCGAGTGACCGCGTTTCCTTCTTACTATGTTATTAACGAACGCCTAAAAATCACTGCAAAAAGCGTCGGTTACAGCAGTGAGGTCGGCCTACGTATCCGAAGTCGAGTTCAATAA